A region from the Cystobacter ferrugineus genome encodes:
- a CDS encoding GNAT family N-acetyltransferase, with product MGSYHRFHPGFRERVMLEDGTWAEVRMVRRQDEQLLREGFARLSPRARYQRFLSAKPRLTDEELRYLTDVDGESHVALGVVTWDDLGREVGLGVARFFRLADMPEVAEAAITVVDDAQGKGIGRLLMDCLVQAARERGVDRFEFRVLPGNQPMNRLIQALGPCEPQHEGEALCFSVPLHASSLGESDLIRPLLSLAAQGALTLVGPTCRARLLPHAPLVRQEVHAS from the coding sequence ATGGGTTCCTATCATCGTTTTCATCCTGGGTTTCGGGAGCGGGTGATGCTCGAGGATGGGACGTGGGCGGAGGTGCGCATGGTGCGGCGCCAGGACGAGCAGCTCCTGCGGGAGGGGTTCGCCCGGCTGTCTCCGCGTGCCCGCTACCAGCGCTTCCTGTCCGCCAAGCCCCGGCTGACGGACGAGGAGCTGCGCTACCTCACCGACGTGGATGGGGAGAGCCATGTCGCGCTGGGGGTGGTGACGTGGGACGACCTGGGCCGGGAAGTGGGGCTGGGCGTGGCCCGCTTCTTCCGGCTGGCGGACATGCCCGAGGTCGCCGAGGCGGCCATCACCGTGGTGGACGATGCCCAGGGCAAGGGAATCGGCCGCCTGCTGATGGACTGTCTGGTCCAGGCCGCGCGCGAGCGGGGCGTGGATCGTTTCGAGTTCCGCGTGCTTCCGGGCAACCAGCCCATGAACCGGCTCATCCAGGCGCTCGGCCCGTGTGAGCCCCAGCACGAAGGCGAGGCGCTGTGCTTCAGCGTGCCGCTGCATGCGTCCTCGCTCGGGGAGAGCGATTTGATCCGCCCCCTGCTGTCGCTCGCGGCCCAGGGGGCGCTGACGCTCGTGGGCCCCACGTGCCGCGCCCGGCTCCTGCCGCACGCGCCGCTCGTGCGGCAGGAAGTCCACGCTTCCTGA
- a CDS encoding HmuY family protein codes for MGILTRMDGAPPFTGPMMGLLLAACAPDLREDYPFDGQITTGPLVEVTNQEDGSHVALIDATNKSAQVYFDIDEGREMKTDEALESNEWDLAFQRFTVTMNGGGGNPAGSVRVAVLQEQGWDALTEAPAEGYQQDASETVFNGARGGWYVYDLVKHRLQPRDELLYVVRSSRGRFFKLKMLSYYDAAGTPARPSLRYQEVAAPPSPP; via the coding sequence ATGGGAATACTGACGAGGATGGATGGAGCGCCGCCCTTCACGGGGCCGATGATGGGGCTGCTCCTGGCGGCGTGTGCGCCGGACCTGCGCGAGGACTACCCCTTCGATGGGCAGATCACCACCGGGCCGCTCGTCGAGGTGACGAACCAGGAGGACGGCAGCCACGTCGCCCTCATCGACGCGACGAACAAGTCCGCCCAGGTCTACTTCGACATCGACGAGGGCCGGGAGATGAAGACCGACGAGGCCCTGGAGAGCAACGAGTGGGACCTGGCCTTCCAGCGCTTCACCGTCACGATGAACGGGGGCGGTGGCAATCCGGCGGGCTCGGTGCGCGTGGCGGTGCTCCAGGAACAGGGCTGGGATGCGCTCACGGAGGCACCCGCCGAGGGCTACCAGCAGGACGCCTCCGAGACGGTGTTCAACGGCGCGCGGGGCGGCTGGTACGTCTACGATCTCGTCAAGCACCGCCTCCAGCCGCGTGACGAGCTGCTCTACGTGGTGCGCAGCAGCCGCGGGCGGTTCTTCAAGCTGAAGATGCTCTCGTACTACGACGCCGCGGGCACTCCCGCGCGGCCCTCGTTGCGCTACCAGGAAGTGGCGGCGCCCCCCTCCCCTCCCTGA
- a CDS encoding TonB-dependent receptor plug domain-containing protein, with amino-acid sequence MIFSLVAAVLTSQSPLPPPEASGPEEPDRRQQTVVTASRAERKLEDAVVATEVITRQQMEATGARDLGQLLQQHPGVELVYTFRGVGLRLQGLDPEYVLILVDGERVSGRVGTTLDLGRFSLRDLERVEIVKGPAAALYGADAMGGVVNLITRRVQRPLEASARGSFGTLLEGDVRAHAGSKQGPFEVRVGGGYRTRNPYDWEPQDAATSGAGLRRFDGDVALTYAPDDQTRAWLRSGYNRRDENAVDLNPSGAVLDRRQRQEQFDLSLGGQHRFSGGPTLLARGHFGLFREQLLQDQRGSRGLDDYSQNLTRLYEGLLQADHRLGAHALTGGVELLGERLTSARLDQSPVFRLRGAAFLQDEWDVALGAEGTGAKLKIAPGFRFDLDSQFGGAPSPRLALKLDPTPALTVRASAGLGFRPPSFQELYLRFSNTGIGYVVSGNPELTAERSVGVNVGVDWRPPIDGWLFSASGFHTQLRNLINVTATGEPNPDNPVTFNYENVARAYTQGIELNGRFRLPVRSTYLDLAYMFLDARDRTRDRPLEGRSRHRVNAQLSTRYRPWNLEAVVRGSWVSARPYYLGVGGGFANVIGAGDETRVGVPAYFDLEAQVTYHFKAGFEFFVNGYNLFNAGDQQFNPRPPRGVLGGVQWEY; translated from the coding sequence GTGATCTTCTCCCTGGTGGCCGCGGTACTCACGTCCCAGTCCCCCCTCCCACCGCCCGAGGCGTCCGGGCCCGAGGAGCCCGATCGGCGCCAGCAGACGGTCGTCACGGCCTCGCGCGCCGAGCGCAAGCTGGAGGACGCGGTGGTGGCCACCGAGGTCATCACCCGCCAGCAGATGGAGGCCACCGGGGCGAGGGACCTGGGTCAACTCCTCCAGCAGCACCCGGGCGTGGAGCTCGTCTACACCTTCCGGGGCGTGGGGCTGCGCCTGCAAGGGTTGGATCCTGAATACGTGCTCATCCTCGTGGACGGCGAGCGCGTGAGCGGCCGGGTGGGCACCACGCTCGACCTGGGGCGCTTCAGCCTGCGCGATCTGGAGCGGGTGGAGATCGTCAAGGGGCCGGCCGCGGCGCTCTACGGCGCGGATGCCATGGGCGGCGTGGTGAACCTCATCACCCGCCGCGTCCAGCGCCCCCTGGAGGCCAGCGCGCGGGGCTCGTTCGGCACGCTGCTGGAGGGAGACGTCCGCGCCCACGCGGGCTCCAAGCAGGGGCCCTTCGAGGTGCGCGTGGGTGGAGGCTACCGCACGCGCAACCCCTATGACTGGGAGCCCCAGGACGCGGCGACGAGCGGCGCCGGGTTGCGGCGCTTCGATGGGGACGTGGCGCTCACCTACGCGCCGGATGACCAGACACGAGCGTGGCTGCGCAGCGGCTACAACCGGCGCGACGAGAACGCCGTGGACCTCAACCCCTCGGGGGCCGTGCTCGACCGGCGGCAGCGCCAGGAGCAGTTCGACCTGTCCCTGGGCGGCCAGCACCGGTTCTCCGGCGGGCCCACCCTGCTCGCCCGGGGACACTTCGGCCTGTTCCGCGAGCAGCTCCTGCAGGACCAGCGCGGCTCGCGTGGGCTCGACGACTACTCGCAGAACCTCACCCGGCTCTACGAGGGCCTCCTCCAGGCGGACCATCGCCTCGGCGCCCATGCCCTCACCGGAGGCGTGGAGCTGCTCGGTGAGCGGCTCACCTCGGCGCGGCTCGACCAGAGTCCCGTGTTCCGCCTCCGGGGCGCCGCCTTCCTCCAGGACGAGTGGGACGTGGCCCTGGGCGCGGAGGGCACGGGAGCGAAGCTGAAGATCGCCCCCGGCTTCCGCTTCGATCTGGACTCGCAGTTCGGCGGAGCGCCCTCGCCCCGGCTCGCGCTCAAGCTGGATCCAACCCCGGCCCTCACGGTGCGGGCCTCGGCGGGACTCGGCTTCCGTCCGCCCTCGTTCCAGGAGCTCTACCTGCGCTTCTCCAACACGGGCATCGGGTACGTGGTCTCGGGCAACCCCGAGCTCACGGCCGAGCGCTCCGTGGGCGTGAATGTCGGCGTGGACTGGCGGCCGCCGATCGACGGGTGGCTCTTCTCCGCGAGCGGCTTCCACACCCAGCTTCGCAACCTCATCAACGTCACCGCCACGGGCGAGCCCAACCCCGACAACCCCGTCACCTTCAACTACGAGAACGTGGCGCGGGCCTACACCCAGGGCATCGAGCTCAACGGCCGCTTCCGGCTCCCCGTGCGCTCGACGTACCTCGACCTGGCGTACATGTTCCTGGACGCCCGGGATCGCACCCGCGACCGGCCGCTGGAAGGCCGCTCGCGGCACCGCGTCAACGCGCAACTGTCCACGCGCTACCGCCCGTGGAACCTCGAGGCCGTGGTGCGCGGCTCGTGGGTGAGCGCCCGGCCCTACTACCTCGGCGTGGGAGGAGGCTTCGCCAACGTGATCGGCGCCGGGGACGAGACGCGGGTGGGGGTGCCCGCCTACTTCGATCTCGAGGCCCAGGTGACGTACCACTTCAAGGCGGGATTCGAATTCTTCGTCAACGGTTACAACCTGTTCAACGCGGGCGATCAGCAGTTCAACCCGCGCCCGCCACGCGGCGTGCTCGGGGGTGTGCAATGGGAATACTGA